Proteins encoded by one window of Amaranthus tricolor cultivar Red isolate AtriRed21 chromosome 4, ASM2621246v1, whole genome shotgun sequence:
- the LOC130809930 gene encoding serine/arginine-rich splicing factor RS40-like isoform X1: protein MRAIFCGNLEHDARYSEVERLFKRYGRVERVDMKSGFAFVYMEDERDAEDAVRRLDRVEFGRKGRRLRVEWTKQEHDTRKAGGSRKPAANDRPSKTLFVINFDPLYTKSKDLERHFDPYGKITNIRIRRNFAFIQFETLQDATRALEATNMSKLMDRVITVEYAIRDDDRNNGHSPARRGRDRERERGRDLSPERESYQRRSPSPYHMERGSPDYGYRKERGSPDYGHGRKSDARGSADYGRDDSPTDGRYRSHSKPEGRRTPDLAMDKGPANGARYRRFVFLSTIANDSTELLGPISLGLNPPVSPLLSLIVMLLCCILTFNLVGHLFPMRDRGQYQDQDQDRGRGQGPKQADVVNLVV from the exons ATGAGGGCGATCTTTTGTGGAAACTTGGAACATGATGCACGCTACTCTGAAGTCGAGCGGCTTTTTAAAAGATATGGAAGGGTGGAAAGGGTTGATATGAAGTCTG GATTTGCATTTGTTTATATGGAGGACGAAAGAGATGCTGAGGATGCCGTCAGAAGACTTGATCGGGTTGAGTTTGGCAGGAAAGGACGTCGTCTTAGGGTCGAGTGGACCAAG CAAGAACATGACACTCGAAAGGCTGGTGGTTCAAGAAAACCTGCTGCTAATGACAGGCCTTCAAAAACCTTGTTTGTCATAAATTTTGATCCACTCTATACAAAATCCAAGGATTTGGAAAGGCACTTCGATCCCTATGGAAAAATAACCAACATAAGGATTAGGAGAAATTTTGCATTTATTCAATTTGAAACTCTGCAGGATGCTACTAGGGCGCTGGAAGCTACAAACATGAG CAAGCTTATGGACAGGGTTATTACTGTGGAGTACGCGATTCGAGATGATGATAGAAACAATGGCCACAGTCCTGCTAGAAGGGGTAGAGACAGGGAAAGGGAAAGAGGAAGAGACTTGTCTCCTGAGAGAGAAAGTTACCAAAGGAGATCTCCAAGCCCATACCACATGGAGAGGGGTAGTCCAGACTATGGCTATCGTAAGGAGAGAGGCAGCCCCGACTATGGCCATGGCAGAAAATCTGATGCTAGAGGCAGTGCTGATTATGGAAGAGATGATAGCCCCACTGATGGAAGATACCGCAG TCACTCTAAACCTGAGGGTCGTAGAACTCCTGATTTAGCTATGGATAAAGGCCCTGCCAATGGAGCAAGGTACCGTAGGTTTGTGTTCTTATCCACCATTGCTAATGACAGTACTGAATTACTAGGTCCAATATCCCTAGGTTTGAATCCCCCTGTTTCTCCATTGTTATCTCTAATTGTGATGTTATTATGTTGCatcttaacttttaatttagtCGGTCACCTATTCCCCATGAGAGATCGAGGTCAATATCAAGATCAAGATCAAGATCGAGGTCGAGGTCAAGGTCCTAAGCAAGCTGATGTTGTGAACTTGGTTGTTTAG
- the LOC130809930 gene encoding serine/arginine-rich splicing factor RS41-like isoform X3 translates to MRAIFCGNLEHDARYSEVERLFKRYGRVERVDMKSGFAFVYMEDERDAEDAVRRLDRVEFGRKGRRLRVEWTKQEHDTRKAGGSRKPAANDRPSKTLFVINFDPLYTKSKDLERHFDPYGKITNIRIRRNFAFIQFETLQDATRALEATNMSKLMDRVITVEYAIRDDDRNNGHSPARRGRDRERERGRDLSPERESYQRRSPSPYHMERGSPDYGYRKERGSPDYGHGRKSDARGSADYGRDDSPTDGRYRSHSKPEGRRTPDLAMDKGPANGARYRSRSPIPHERSRSISRSRSRSRSRSRS, encoded by the exons ATGAGGGCGATCTTTTGTGGAAACTTGGAACATGATGCACGCTACTCTGAAGTCGAGCGGCTTTTTAAAAGATATGGAAGGGTGGAAAGGGTTGATATGAAGTCTG GATTTGCATTTGTTTATATGGAGGACGAAAGAGATGCTGAGGATGCCGTCAGAAGACTTGATCGGGTTGAGTTTGGCAGGAAAGGACGTCGTCTTAGGGTCGAGTGGACCAAG CAAGAACATGACACTCGAAAGGCTGGTGGTTCAAGAAAACCTGCTGCTAATGACAGGCCTTCAAAAACCTTGTTTGTCATAAATTTTGATCCACTCTATACAAAATCCAAGGATTTGGAAAGGCACTTCGATCCCTATGGAAAAATAACCAACATAAGGATTAGGAGAAATTTTGCATTTATTCAATTTGAAACTCTGCAGGATGCTACTAGGGCGCTGGAAGCTACAAACATGAG CAAGCTTATGGACAGGGTTATTACTGTGGAGTACGCGATTCGAGATGATGATAGAAACAATGGCCACAGTCCTGCTAGAAGGGGTAGAGACAGGGAAAGGGAAAGAGGAAGAGACTTGTCTCCTGAGAGAGAAAGTTACCAAAGGAGATCTCCAAGCCCATACCACATGGAGAGGGGTAGTCCAGACTATGGCTATCGTAAGGAGAGAGGCAGCCCCGACTATGGCCATGGCAGAAAATCTGATGCTAGAGGCAGTGCTGATTATGGAAGAGATGATAGCCCCACTGATGGAAGATACCGCAG TCACTCTAAACCTGAGGGTCGTAGAACTCCTGATTTAGCTATGGATAAAGGCCCTGCCAATGGAGCAAGGTACCGTAG tCGGTCACCTATTCCCCATGAGAGATCGAGGTCAATATCAAGATCAAGATCAAGATCGAGGTCGAGGTCAAGGTCCTAA
- the LOC130809930 gene encoding serine/arginine-rich splicing factor RS41-like isoform X4: protein MRAIFCGNLEHDARYSEVERLFKRYGRVERVDMKSGFAFVYMEDERDAEDAVRRLDRVEFGRKGRRLRVEWTKQEHDTRKAGGSRKPAANDRPSKTLFVINFDPLYTKSKDLERHFDPYGKITNIRIRRNFAFIQFETLQDATRALEATNMSKLMDRVITVEYAIRDDDRNNGHSPARRGRDRERERGRDLSPERESYQRRSPSPYHMERGSPDYGYRKERGSPDYGHGRKSDARGSADYGRDDSPTDGRYRSHSKPEGRRTPDLAMDKGPANGASRSPIPHERSRSISRSRSRSRSRSRS from the exons ATGAGGGCGATCTTTTGTGGAAACTTGGAACATGATGCACGCTACTCTGAAGTCGAGCGGCTTTTTAAAAGATATGGAAGGGTGGAAAGGGTTGATATGAAGTCTG GATTTGCATTTGTTTATATGGAGGACGAAAGAGATGCTGAGGATGCCGTCAGAAGACTTGATCGGGTTGAGTTTGGCAGGAAAGGACGTCGTCTTAGGGTCGAGTGGACCAAG CAAGAACATGACACTCGAAAGGCTGGTGGTTCAAGAAAACCTGCTGCTAATGACAGGCCTTCAAAAACCTTGTTTGTCATAAATTTTGATCCACTCTATACAAAATCCAAGGATTTGGAAAGGCACTTCGATCCCTATGGAAAAATAACCAACATAAGGATTAGGAGAAATTTTGCATTTATTCAATTTGAAACTCTGCAGGATGCTACTAGGGCGCTGGAAGCTACAAACATGAG CAAGCTTATGGACAGGGTTATTACTGTGGAGTACGCGATTCGAGATGATGATAGAAACAATGGCCACAGTCCTGCTAGAAGGGGTAGAGACAGGGAAAGGGAAAGAGGAAGAGACTTGTCTCCTGAGAGAGAAAGTTACCAAAGGAGATCTCCAAGCCCATACCACATGGAGAGGGGTAGTCCAGACTATGGCTATCGTAAGGAGAGAGGCAGCCCCGACTATGGCCATGGCAGAAAATCTGATGCTAGAGGCAGTGCTGATTATGGAAGAGATGATAGCCCCACTGATGGAAGATACCGCAG TCACTCTAAACCTGAGGGTCGTAGAACTCCTGATTTAGCTATGGATAAAGGCCCTGCCAATGGAGCAAG tCGGTCACCTATTCCCCATGAGAGATCGAGGTCAATATCAAGATCAAGATCAAGATCGAGGTCGAGGTCAAGGTCCTAA
- the LOC130809930 gene encoding serine/arginine-rich splicing factor RS40-like isoform X5 — protein MRAIFCGNLEHDARYSEVERLFKRYGRVERVDMKSGFAFVYMEDERDAEDAVRRLDRVEFGRKGRRLRVEWTKQEHDTRKAGGSRKPAANDRPSKTLFVINFDPLYTKSKDLERHFDPYGKITNIRIRRNFAFIQFETLQDATRALEATNMSKLMDRVITVEYAIRDDDRNNGHSPARRGRDRERERGRDLSPERESYQRRSPSPYHMERGSPDYGYRKERGSPDYGHGRKSDARGSADYGRDDSPTDGRYRSRSPIPHERSRSISRSRSRSRSRSRS, from the exons ATGAGGGCGATCTTTTGTGGAAACTTGGAACATGATGCACGCTACTCTGAAGTCGAGCGGCTTTTTAAAAGATATGGAAGGGTGGAAAGGGTTGATATGAAGTCTG GATTTGCATTTGTTTATATGGAGGACGAAAGAGATGCTGAGGATGCCGTCAGAAGACTTGATCGGGTTGAGTTTGGCAGGAAAGGACGTCGTCTTAGGGTCGAGTGGACCAAG CAAGAACATGACACTCGAAAGGCTGGTGGTTCAAGAAAACCTGCTGCTAATGACAGGCCTTCAAAAACCTTGTTTGTCATAAATTTTGATCCACTCTATACAAAATCCAAGGATTTGGAAAGGCACTTCGATCCCTATGGAAAAATAACCAACATAAGGATTAGGAGAAATTTTGCATTTATTCAATTTGAAACTCTGCAGGATGCTACTAGGGCGCTGGAAGCTACAAACATGAG CAAGCTTATGGACAGGGTTATTACTGTGGAGTACGCGATTCGAGATGATGATAGAAACAATGGCCACAGTCCTGCTAGAAGGGGTAGAGACAGGGAAAGGGAAAGAGGAAGAGACTTGTCTCCTGAGAGAGAAAGTTACCAAAGGAGATCTCCAAGCCCATACCACATGGAGAGGGGTAGTCCAGACTATGGCTATCGTAAGGAGAGAGGCAGCCCCGACTATGGCCATGGCAGAAAATCTGATGCTAGAGGCAGTGCTGATTATGGAAGAGATGATAGCCCCACTGATGGAAGATACCGCAG tCGGTCACCTATTCCCCATGAGAGATCGAGGTCAATATCAAGATCAAGATCAAGATCGAGGTCGAGGTCAAGGTCCTAA
- the LOC130809930 gene encoding serine/arginine-rich splicing factor RS40-like isoform X2: protein MMTSRSVAGFAFVYMEDERDAEDAVRRLDRVEFGRKGRRLRVEWTKQEHDTRKAGGSRKPAANDRPSKTLFVINFDPLYTKSKDLERHFDPYGKITNIRIRRNFAFIQFETLQDATRALEATNMSKLMDRVITVEYAIRDDDRNNGHSPARRGRDRERERGRDLSPERESYQRRSPSPYHMERGSPDYGYRKERGSPDYGHGRKSDARGSADYGRDDSPTDGRYRSHSKPEGRRTPDLAMDKGPANGARYRRFVFLSTIANDSTELLGPISLGLNPPVSPLLSLIVMLLCCILTFNLVGHLFPMRDRGQYQDQDQDRGRGQGPKQADVVNLVV, encoded by the exons ATGATGACATCACGTTCAGTAgcag GATTTGCATTTGTTTATATGGAGGACGAAAGAGATGCTGAGGATGCCGTCAGAAGACTTGATCGGGTTGAGTTTGGCAGGAAAGGACGTCGTCTTAGGGTCGAGTGGACCAAG CAAGAACATGACACTCGAAAGGCTGGTGGTTCAAGAAAACCTGCTGCTAATGACAGGCCTTCAAAAACCTTGTTTGTCATAAATTTTGATCCACTCTATACAAAATCCAAGGATTTGGAAAGGCACTTCGATCCCTATGGAAAAATAACCAACATAAGGATTAGGAGAAATTTTGCATTTATTCAATTTGAAACTCTGCAGGATGCTACTAGGGCGCTGGAAGCTACAAACATGAG CAAGCTTATGGACAGGGTTATTACTGTGGAGTACGCGATTCGAGATGATGATAGAAACAATGGCCACAGTCCTGCTAGAAGGGGTAGAGACAGGGAAAGGGAAAGAGGAAGAGACTTGTCTCCTGAGAGAGAAAGTTACCAAAGGAGATCTCCAAGCCCATACCACATGGAGAGGGGTAGTCCAGACTATGGCTATCGTAAGGAGAGAGGCAGCCCCGACTATGGCCATGGCAGAAAATCTGATGCTAGAGGCAGTGCTGATTATGGAAGAGATGATAGCCCCACTGATGGAAGATACCGCAG TCACTCTAAACCTGAGGGTCGTAGAACTCCTGATTTAGCTATGGATAAAGGCCCTGCCAATGGAGCAAGGTACCGTAGGTTTGTGTTCTTATCCACCATTGCTAATGACAGTACTGAATTACTAGGTCCAATATCCCTAGGTTTGAATCCCCCTGTTTCTCCATTGTTATCTCTAATTGTGATGTTATTATGTTGCatcttaacttttaatttagtCGGTCACCTATTCCCCATGAGAGATCGAGGTCAATATCAAGATCAAGATCAAGATCGAGGTCGAGGTCAAGGTCCTAAGCAAGCTGATGTTGTGAACTTGGTTGTTTAG
- the LOC130809930 gene encoding serine/arginine-rich splicing factor RS41-like isoform X6: protein MMTSRSVAGFAFVYMEDERDAEDAVRRLDRVEFGRKGRRLRVEWTKQEHDTRKAGGSRKPAANDRPSKTLFVINFDPLYTKSKDLERHFDPYGKITNIRIRRNFAFIQFETLQDATRALEATNMSKLMDRVITVEYAIRDDDRNNGHSPARRGRDRERERGRDLSPERESYQRRSPSPYHMERGSPDYGYRKERGSPDYGHGRKSDARGSADYGRDDSPTDGRYRSHSKPEGRRTPDLAMDKGPANGARYRSRSPIPHERSRSISRSRSRSRSRSRS from the exons ATGATGACATCACGTTCAGTAgcag GATTTGCATTTGTTTATATGGAGGACGAAAGAGATGCTGAGGATGCCGTCAGAAGACTTGATCGGGTTGAGTTTGGCAGGAAAGGACGTCGTCTTAGGGTCGAGTGGACCAAG CAAGAACATGACACTCGAAAGGCTGGTGGTTCAAGAAAACCTGCTGCTAATGACAGGCCTTCAAAAACCTTGTTTGTCATAAATTTTGATCCACTCTATACAAAATCCAAGGATTTGGAAAGGCACTTCGATCCCTATGGAAAAATAACCAACATAAGGATTAGGAGAAATTTTGCATTTATTCAATTTGAAACTCTGCAGGATGCTACTAGGGCGCTGGAAGCTACAAACATGAG CAAGCTTATGGACAGGGTTATTACTGTGGAGTACGCGATTCGAGATGATGATAGAAACAATGGCCACAGTCCTGCTAGAAGGGGTAGAGACAGGGAAAGGGAAAGAGGAAGAGACTTGTCTCCTGAGAGAGAAAGTTACCAAAGGAGATCTCCAAGCCCATACCACATGGAGAGGGGTAGTCCAGACTATGGCTATCGTAAGGAGAGAGGCAGCCCCGACTATGGCCATGGCAGAAAATCTGATGCTAGAGGCAGTGCTGATTATGGAAGAGATGATAGCCCCACTGATGGAAGATACCGCAG TCACTCTAAACCTGAGGGTCGTAGAACTCCTGATTTAGCTATGGATAAAGGCCCTGCCAATGGAGCAAGGTACCGTAG tCGGTCACCTATTCCCCATGAGAGATCGAGGTCAATATCAAGATCAAGATCAAGATCGAGGTCGAGGTCAAGGTCCTAA